TGCTCTTCTCCTACCTGGGCGTGGAGTCCGCCGCCGTCAGCGCCGGCGAGGTGAAGGACCCGCGCCGCACCGTCGGCCGCGCCACGGTCATCGGCACTGCGGGCGCCGCCCTCGTCTACCTGCTGGGCACGCTCTCGGTCTTCGGCACCGTCCCCCACGACCGCCTGGTCACCTCGACCGCGCCCTTCTCCGACGCCGTGAACACCATGTTCGGCGGCGCGTGGGGCGGCTGGGCCGTCGCGCTGGCCGCCCTCGTCTCGATGACCGGCTGCCTCAACGGCTGGACCCTGTTGAGCGCTCAGACCCCGTACGCCGCCGCGAAGGACGGCCTCTTCCCGGCCGCGTTCGCGCGCAGGCGGCGGGGCGTGCCGACGACCGGCGTCGCCGTCACCGTAGTCCTCGCCTCCCTACTCACCGTCTACAACTACACGTCCGGTTCGGCGAAGGTCTTCGAGGTCCTCGTCCTCGTCACCACCTTCACCGCGACCGTGCCCTACCTGCTGGCCGCCGCCGCCCAGATCTTCCACCTGCTCTCCGGCCAGGGCGAGAAGGTCGACCGGGCCCGCCTGGTCCGGGACGGTGTGATCGCGGTGGTCGCCGCCGCCTTCTCGCTGTGGCTCGTCGCGGGCGCCGGCTACGCGGCGGTGTACCAGGGCGTGCTGTTCCTCTTCGCGGGCGTGCTGGTCTACGCCGTGATGGCGGCGCGCAAGGTGGGCCGGGCCGGAGTGTGATCGGATGGGGTCGGGAACCCGGGTACGGGCTTCCACTGCCCCAGTACAGCAAGCGAATTCGAGAGGACCCGCCGTGGCAACCACGCGCTCCGCACACACCGTCTGGGAAGGCAACCTGCTCGAGGGCAGCGGTGTCGTCACCTTCGACTCGTCCGGCATCGGCGAGCAGCCGGTGTCGTGGCCGTCGCGCGCCGAGCAGGCGAACGGCAAGACCAGCCCCGAGGAGCTGATCGCCGCCGCCCACTCCAGCTGCTTCTCCATGGCGCTGTCGCACGGCCTGGCCGGCGCCGGCACCCCGCCCACCAAGCTCACCACCTCCGCCGACGTCACCTTCCAGCCCGGCGAGGGCATCAAGGGCATCCACCTCACCGTGGAGGGCACCGTCCCCGGCCTCGACGCCGACGCGTTCACCGCCGCCGCCGAGGACGCCAAGAAGAACTGCCCGGTCAGCCAGGCCCTGACCGGCACCACCATCACCCTCACCGCCAAGCTGGCCTGACCGGCTAGGAGCCCGTGCGCTCCCAGCCCCGCCGGTCCGGGCGCGACCCCAGCTGTCTGGGGTCGCGCGACCGGTACACCACGTACGGGCGGGTCAGGTACTGCAGCGGCGCGCTGAACATGTGCACGAGCCGGGTGTAGGGGACCAGGGCGATGAGGATCATGCCGATGACCGCGTGCACGTGGTACAGCACCGGCACGCCCTCCATCAGCTCCACCTTCGGGTCCAGGGTGAACAGGCTGCGGGCCCAGGGCGCGATGGTGCTGCGGTAGTCGTAGCCGTCGCCGGAGGTGTCGGAGAGCTTGGCGATCATGCCGAGCACGATCGCGCCGAGCAGGAAGACGTACATGAACTTGTCGTTGGCGGTGGTGGCGCGGAAGACCGGGGCCTTGGTGCGGCGCCGGTAGACCAGCATCCCGATCCCGGCGACCGTGAGGACCCCGGCCAGGGTGCCGCCGTACAGGGAGAACAGGTGGTAGGCGTGTTCGCTGACGCCGGCCGCCCCGGTCCAGGACGCCGGGACGAACAGCCCGATCAGGTGGCCGACCAGCACGAAGAGAATGCCGTAGTGGAAGACCGGCGAGGCGATGTTCAGCAGCTTCGACTCGTAGACCTGCGAGGAGCGGGTCGTCCAGCCGAACCGGTCGTAGCGGTGGCGCCAGACCAGGCCCGCGATCAGCAGGGCGAAGGCGGCGTAGGGCAGGACGCCCCAGAGGAAGACGTTCATCGGCGGGCTCCCATGGGTGCGGGCGGCAGGGTGGCGCACACGGCGTCCAGCACGCAGGCGTAGGGCGTGCCGAAGGCGGTCAGCCGGGAGCGCAGCTCGTCCAGGGCGGCGCGGTGTTCGGTGAGCATGCCGATGTCCCCGGTGCGGGAGACGAACTCCAGCACCGCCGGGAGGAAGTCGGGCAGCTCCTCGCCGGTGAACTCCAGGCCGTGGGCGCGGTACAGCTCCTTGAAGCGGACCAGGGACATCCCGCGGTTGCGGGTGTCGCCGTCGGTCCACCAGCTCAGGTACAGGCTGTGCCGGTTCCTGAAGTCGAAGACCTGCACGTAGTGCGCCTGGAGTTCGCCCTGGGGCGTCACGGCCGCGTGGTCGGTGAAGGCCCGCAGTTGCGGGGCGGCCTCGCGCAGCAGCGGCAGCCGGTCGCGGAAGTCGTCGTCGGGATAGGTCAGGCAGAGCGCCGCCGCCTGGTACAGCACCTCGAACCCGGGCATGGGATCAGGCCTCCCTCTCGTCGTCCGCGGTCTGCCGCCTGCGCAGGATGTGGAAGTTCTCCACCGGCACCAGCGGCAGCATCCTGCGTCCCGAGTCCTGGCCGAACGGCCCGTCACCGCCCATGCCGGGCCCGCCGTCGGTGTCGAGGCTGCACGTGTCCGGCAGCGCCGACGCCTCCAGCCGGTGCGCGTCCCCGACGGCCGCCGTCGGGATCACGTACCGCTCCTCGTACTTGGCGAGCGCCAGCAGCCGGTACATGTCCTGGATCTCCTCGGGGCGCATGCCGACACCCGCGCAGACCGCCGGGTCGGGATCCTCCCCGAGGTTGACCGACCGCATGTGGGCGCGCATCGCCGCCAGCTTCTCCAGCGACGCCCGCACCGGGCCCACGTCCCCCGCGGTGAACAGCTCCGCGAGGTACTCCAGCGGGATGCGCAGGGTGTCGATCGCGCCGAACAGGTTGTCCGCGTCCTCACCGTCGTGCCCGGTCTCCGTCAGCGCGTCCACCACCGGCGACAGCGGCGGGATGTACCAGACCATCGGCATCGTGCGGTACTCCGGATGCAGCGGGAGCGCCACCCGGTACCTGCTGACCAGCGCGTGCACGGGGGAGCGCCGGGCCGCCTCGATCCAGTCGAACGGGATCCCCGCCTCCTCGGCCGCCCGCCGCACCGCCGGGTCCTCCGGGTCGAGGAAGAGCCCCAACTGCGCCTCGTACAGGTCACGTTCGTTCGGCGTCTCGGCGGCCTCGGTCACCTTGTCGGCGTCGTACAGCACCACCCCCAGGTACCGCAGCCGCCCCACGCAGGTCTCCGAGCAGACCGTCGGCTGGCCGATCTCGATGCGGGGGTAGCAGAAGGTGCACTTCTCCGCCTTGCCGGTGCGGTGGTTGAAGTACACCTTCTTGTACGGGCAGCCGGTCACACACATCCGCCAGCCCCGGCAGCGGTCCTGGTCGACCAGGACGATGCCGTCCTCCGAGCGCTTGTACATCGCCCCGGACGGGCAGGACGCCACGCACGACGGGTTGAGGCAGTGCTCGCAGATGCGCGGCAGGTAGAACATGAACGTCTCTTCGTACGCGAACCTCACCTTGTCCGACACCTGTTGGCGGGTCCGCTCCACCATCGGGTCCAGGTCGCCGTAGGCGGGCGCGCCGCCCAGGTCGTCGTCCCAGTTCGAGGACCAGCCGATCTTCATCGGTTTGCCGTCGAGCTGCGAGACCGGCCGCGCGACCGGGTAGTCGTCGCCGAGCGGGGCGTCGGTGAGGTTCCTGTAGTCGTACGTCCAGGGTTCGTAGTAGTCCTTGATCTCCGGCAGCTTCGGGTTGGAGAAGATCCCGGCGAGCTTCTTGATCCGGCCGCCCGCCTTCAGCTTCAGCGCGCCGCGCCGGTTCAGTTCCCATCCGCCGCGCCAGCGCTCCTGGTCCTCGTAGCGGCGCGGGTAGCCCTGGCCGGGGCGGGTCTCGACGTTGTTGAACCAGACGTACTCCATGCCCCGCCGGTTGGTCCACGCCTGCTTGCAGGTGACCGAGCAGGTGTGGCAGCCGATGCACTTGTCGAGGTTCATGACCATGGCGATCTGGGCCATCGGGCGCATCAGTACTCGACCTCCTGGCTGCGGCGGCGGATGACCGTCACCTCGTCGCGCTGGTTGCCCGTCGGGCCGAGGTAGTTGAACGCCCAGGACAACTGGGCGTAGCCGCCGACGAGATG
The Streptomyces sp. NBC_01723 genome window above contains:
- the narJ gene encoding nitrate reductase molybdenum cofactor assembly chaperone yields the protein MPGFEVLYQAAALCLTYPDDDFRDRLPLLREAAPQLRAFTDHAAVTPQGELQAHYVQVFDFRNRHSLYLSWWTDGDTRNRGMSLVRFKELYRAHGLEFTGEELPDFLPAVLEFVSRTGDIGMLTEHRAALDELRSRLTAFGTPYACVLDAVCATLPPAPMGARR
- a CDS encoding OsmC family protein, producing MATTRSAHTVWEGNLLEGSGVVTFDSSGIGEQPVSWPSRAEQANGKTSPEELIAAAHSSCFSMALSHGLAGAGTPPTKLTTSADVTFQPGEGIKGIHLTVEGTVPGLDADAFTAAAEDAKKNCPVSQALTGTTITLTAKLA
- the narI gene encoding respiratory nitrate reductase subunit gamma; the protein is MNVFLWGVLPYAAFALLIAGLVWRHRYDRFGWTTRSSQVYESKLLNIASPVFHYGILFVLVGHLIGLFVPASWTGAAGVSEHAYHLFSLYGGTLAGVLTVAGIGMLVYRRRTKAPVFRATTANDKFMYVFLLGAIVLGMIAKLSDTSGDGYDYRSTIAPWARSLFTLDPKVELMEGVPVLYHVHAVIGMILIALVPYTRLVHMFSAPLQYLTRPYVVYRSRDPRQLGSRPDRRGWERTGS
- the narH gene encoding nitrate reductase subunit beta: MRPMAQIAMVMNLDKCIGCHTCSVTCKQAWTNRRGMEYVWFNNVETRPGQGYPRRYEDQERWRGGWELNRRGALKLKAGGRIKKLAGIFSNPKLPEIKDYYEPWTYDYRNLTDAPLGDDYPVARPVSQLDGKPMKIGWSSNWDDDLGGAPAYGDLDPMVERTRQQVSDKVRFAYEETFMFYLPRICEHCLNPSCVASCPSGAMYKRSEDGIVLVDQDRCRGWRMCVTGCPYKKVYFNHRTGKAEKCTFCYPRIEIGQPTVCSETCVGRLRYLGVVLYDADKVTEAAETPNERDLYEAQLGLFLDPEDPAVRRAAEEAGIPFDWIEAARRSPVHALVSRYRVALPLHPEYRTMPMVWYIPPLSPVVDALTETGHDGEDADNLFGAIDTLRIPLEYLAELFTAGDVGPVRASLEKLAAMRAHMRSVNLGEDPDPAVCAGVGMRPEEIQDMYRLLALAKYEERYVIPTAAVGDAHRLEASALPDTCSLDTDGGPGMGGDGPFGQDSGRRMLPLVPVENFHILRRRQTADDEREA
- a CDS encoding amino acid permease translates to MHVTGTVPPPAPEPQENPAAPDPTSGNGRHARRFGLPVATALVMGNIIGGGIFLLPASVAPFGTVSLLAFGVLTVGAIALALVFGRLAARDPRTGGPYVYARGAFGDFAGFLAAWAYWITTWVSNAALAVAAVGYLDVLIPVNDHRWTACLAALVIQWLPALANFAGTRYVGAVQLVATVLKFAPLLLVAVGGLFFFDPDNLGPFNAGGSSGVGAVSAAAAILLFSYLGVESAAVSAGEVKDPRRTVGRATVIGTAGAALVYLLGTLSVFGTVPHDRLVTSTAPFSDAVNTMFGGAWGGWAVALAALVSMTGCLNGWTLLSAQTPYAAAKDGLFPAAFARRRRGVPTTGVAVTVVLASLLTVYNYTSGSAKVFEVLVLVTTFTATVPYLLAAAAQIFHLLSGQGEKVDRARLVRDGVIAVVAAAFSLWLVAGAGYAAVYQGVLFLFAGVLVYAVMAARKVGRAGV